The Christiangramia flava JLT2011 region TACCAACAAGTACAATTAATAGTACAAGAGCAATTTTTTTTAAAATTTTCATTCGCCAAATGGTTTATTAATAGAGTTAATTTTGTCTTTGGTTCTTTGTTTCCATTCCCATTTCCATATTACCTTCATCATCTGTATGCGACTTCATAAAAAGACGTTCCGCAGCAAATATTAAAATAATTCCGATTGCTGCAACTATAAGCACCACTGGGTCGTTGAGATATTTTAAATATAGAAAGGCAACGAGTACGGCTACATCCATTATAATGGCTATTAACGGGATGATAGGTTGAAATTTCACGTCCTTTTTTAAGTGGCGGAAAAGCCCCCAATGAATGGCTATATCCATTATTAGGTAAAAAATAGCCCCTATAGAAGCAATTCTGGTTAAATCAAATAAGGCAGTCAGTATTATGGCAAGAGAGGCTGTAAATATGAGGGCAGGATTCTTAAAGTTTCCTAATCCTTTTAAGGAAGGCACTTGTTTCATATTGCTTAACATTCCCAATAAACGTGATGCTGAAAACATACTCGCTAAAACGCCTGAAAAGGTCGCTACAATTGCGATGCCTATGGTAATCCATAAACCCCAATCTCCAAAGACAGGTTTTGCAGCTGCTGCCAAGGCATAATCTTTTGCCTTAATTATTTCAGGGATGCTTAATCCTCCTGCAACAGAAAGTGCCAATGCTACGTAAATAACAGTACAGATTAGAACAGAATACACAATAGATCGACCGATGTTTTTATGAGGGTCTTTTATGTCCCCACCTTGATTGGTTATTGTTGTAAATCCTTTATAGGCAAGTATTGATAAAGCCAATGCGGCTAC contains the following coding sequences:
- a CDS encoding APC family permease, which produces MKKPLKENPIKEDNKLSLIGSISLGTGVMIGAGIFVLMGQIAELVGDLFPIAFIAGAIVVGFSSYSYVKFSNAFPSSGGVVKFFNRAYGPGTTTGVFSLLMYVSMVVSESLVAGTFGAYTLRLFPESFAGYASILGILLLVTVYILNILGNKVIGATATFTAIIKVAGIALLAIAGLIISGIADITGNYIPNNYEALPRGFSFVAALALSILAYKGFTTITNQGGDIKDPHKNIGRSIVYSVLICTVIYVALALSVAGGLSIPEIIKAKDYALAAAAKPVFGDWGLWITIGIAIVATFSGVLASMFSASRLLGMLSNMKQVPSLKGLGNFKNPALIFTASLAIILTALFDLTRIASIGAIFYLIMDIAIHWGLFRHLKKDVKFQPIIPLIAIIMDVAVLVAFLYLKYLNDPVVLIVAAIGIILIFAAERLFMKSHTDDEGNMEMGMETKNQRQN